Part of the Triticum urartu cultivar G1812 chromosome 2, Tu2.1, whole genome shotgun sequence genome, CAGATCGTCCAATTAATGGCGCGTTAGGCATCCCGGCGTTTTCTACATGCGTGTCACCCAAGTACCATACCATCGCTGTCAATGTCGTGTTCATCCGTATACGTGTGCTTTTTTAGTTGTGTGGGTTGACACAGTGCGAAATGACCCAGCGCGCGTTGTGGCAGCGGCCGTGGCCTGGTCGTCTTCGCGACAATCCTGAAGAGCACACACCTATGATATGAAAATCGAACGCAAAATTATACGTATGCTATAGGAGGAAGGGGAGGGACAGGAGCAACGTAGTGCACGAGGTCTCCGAGCTTTTCTGAATGTTTCTCGATGACCAGTCTCTTCAGGCTCCTTTATCGAGAAATATATGTCCGCACCCTGCGTCTCGGTGGGTGGTATCAACATGAACATCCTTGCTGAATCTTTCCAGTCTTATGTTTTCGGATAGCTTGAAATGAATGAAATTGTCATTAGCTGCACGGTTTATCATGGTAATTTTTGTTTGAGTATTCTAAGTTCAAGCCATGATCATAGACtttttagagcatctccaacagatgCGCGGTTACCCGGCGCGCTAAATCTTTTTTGCAGCGCCAAAATATTGTTTTGGCGCGCTGGGCTGGTGTTTTGCTTTATCAGAAGCACAAAAACACGGCCCCCCAATCTGGCGGCCCCACCCGCAGCAACCCAGATTTTGCAGCTCGCGCGAACAGGCGCACCAAATAAGCAGCGTGCGATGCCGTTTTTCCAACGCGCTGAACCTACTTTACCGCTCGCGAGATTTTAGTGCGTCTGTTAGAGCGCCAGTTTCGATCGCGCGCGCAATATAGTCATTTTTTCCTGCGCGCGGTTAATCTAACACATGACATATCCTAAACCCGAATCAAATCCGACCCCTATTGGTTCTATATGCAGAAGGGACCAGAAAAAATTTGAGATGGCTAGGCACTTACAGCGAAGATCCGGCGTGAAAAAGTTGATGCACGTCGATGAGGATGATGTGGCCTCTCGGGTCGGGGAAGGTGGCGTCCGCTCGGGGAAGGATCTGGCGCCGCGACCCGACTGGGGTGACTTGCGATGGAGGGAGTGATGGGGAGTAGGAGCAGGAGGGGGAGACACGGCGAGTGCGATCGGCGGCGATCGAGGGCGCCGGGGGCGATCGGTGACGATCGAGGGCGCCGGAGGCGATCGGCGACGATCGAGGGCGCCCGAGGTTAGGGCTCGAGAGGAGGAGAGAGGACGAACCGCTCGAATCGAAATTCAAAAGAGTACGCATGATGATGGGACATCTATAATGAAGTGCTTTATTAATGCAATTAATTTAATCGAAAAATTTAGGACGATAATACCCCTGGACCAAATTGGGCTGATTAAAGGTTAAAAAAATTAGGTCAAAAATACCCTTGAGCTTAAAAAGGCCCAATTATTCTGATCCGTTAGATCGGCCATATAATACATGTGCTCTGGTGTATTATAATGCACCTTAAAATCTCCCATTGCAATAACAGACCCCTTATGTACCTTGAGTGATAGCCATTGAAATCACAGTTCACGGGTGATATCAGCATGAAGTTAAGGCtgtagttttttttttttttttgcttaCACTACGTAGCTGATAATCCCGGAAGGATGTTGTCGACACTTGCGCTTTCTATATAAAGCGGGGCCTGAAGGCCGATTCTCCGGGAAAAAAATAGTCATTACATCGGAGGAATAGGCAGCAACGACAGTACATGTAAATGGTACTGTTCACTGTCCGGCACAGAAGCATCACAACTCAATAGCGGACTGGTATCCAACATATGCAGATTAGTCCCTTTTGGGTTTTGATCACTTATGCCGCCGCTTGCTTCTTCATCGACGCTAGCAGGTGGAAGGTTATTCACAAGGATCGTCACATTGCTCCGAGGTCGCCTCTCGTTAAGTCTCCTCGATGCTTTTGCTGTAAAATGCAACTTCATCTGGATCTGGCATGTCTTCAGAATTCACTAGTTCGTTGTGACGAATGTGCTGATTCATTCTCAAGCAGCACCTTCTTAGCCATGTTCCGGAAGGATTCCGTTAAAGGATCACTATGCTTCCTGACAGAGAGCTTCCTCGGCGAGCTTTCGACCCTTGAGGCGATGAAGTTGATAAGGGCGCTACGAGCATTTGTCGCAATGTTGGCATTCTCATCGGCCTTGTTTGCGCCATGGCTGGCAAATCCATCAGCATTGGTTTCTTGTCTGATGTCAGACGCATGAGTAGAAGCTGCATCCGGAGAGAGCCATGCCCCGAACGAACTGGTCCTCTGGACGAGCTCACTGCTCCTCTCCTTGACCGGCACAGCAGAGCATGACAGTCTGGTGTTTGATGTTTCAGGCGGATCAGCTGAAGACAAAACATGTGCTTCGGATCCTTCATCTTCTGCCGAATCCGGATTGTGAGAGCTATGCATTTGACGCCTGATTCTTCCGATGATGTGTCGATATTTCAGTTGCCGGAGCGTATCGAGCAACGCTCCTGTTTTGAATCTGCAGGAGATTCAAATTGGACGTTAATTTGGATGCTAAAGAATGAAAGCTGAGACCGGAAGATGGAAAAGGGAGAAATGAGCTTCAGAAATAAATACAAAGTTTTACTTGGAGCATTTGTGTGAACTCTGAAGCTTTGGCTTGGTTTCATGCAAGAAAAGCTCATGCTTGGCAGGCTGGGCTCTGAAGAAGGACGGGTCCGTGTATCGCTTCAGGCACGCCCCCTCGCCGCCGGCATCATACCTGCAACCGAATCAAAGTTTTTGAGGCACCTGCTGAGGTTTTCCTACTGTCTCACTTTTGTGCTAATTTTAGTACAAAGTTATACTAGGAGTGAGAcatttattttgggacggagggagtacttgtcAAGCATGGACAGCTGCGGAGGCCCGCGGCATCGCCGGATGTGCTCCGCGATGGAACGAGGCTTCGTTCCTCCCACCACAATCACGCCGTGGTTCACCGGCCTGGCACTTGCGCGGCGCCGGTGCACGCCGTGGCCTGCGACACGACACAAGCCTTCTGACCGAATGCCTGAAGAGAAGACTGAATTGCTGCAGGCAACGGCGACGTCCTGCTGCTGCACGAAGCAGGGCCGTGCACTCCGACGACGGCGGAGCCGCTCCTCGACGAGCGTCAGCTCCGCCTCGAGCCGCCGCGTCCCCAGCGTGAGGCCGCGCGCCCGAGCGGACACCGCCGTGGCCTGTTCGTGCAGGCCGTCGAACACCTCCGCGGCAAGCCTGAAGATCATGGGGAAGCTGAAGCTGAACTAGTGCAGttgcagacatgcagcagggcgGAGGGACAGGAGCAACGTACTGT contains:
- the LOC125535516 gene encoding scar-like domain-containing protein WAVE 5 yields the protein MHARMEQSAQLLTPTLSRPKLTTNADELPEAVVLEDEGAAMAGFVGLLRQLGDLAQLAAEVFDGLHEQATAVSARARGLTLGTRRLEAELTLVEERLRRRRSARPCFVQQQDVAVACSNSVFSSGIRSEGLCRVAGHGVHRRRASARPVNHGVIVVGGTKPRSIAEHIRRCRGPPQLSMLDKYDAGGEGACLKRYTDPSFFRAQPAKHELFLHETKPKLQSSHKCSKFKTGALLDTLRQLKYRHIIGRIRRQMHSSHNPDSAEDEGSEAHVLSSADPPETSNTRLSCSAVPVKERSSELVQRTSSFGAWLSPDAASTHASDIRQETNADGFASHGANKADENANIATNARSALINFIASRVESSPRKLSVRKHSDPLTESFRNMAKKVLLENESAHSSQRTSEF